Proteins from a genomic interval of Sander vitreus isolate 19-12246 chromosome 6, sanVit1, whole genome shotgun sequence:
- the sim1a gene encoding single-minded homolog 1-A, producing MKEKSKNAARTRREKENSEFYELAKLLPLPSAITSQLDKASIIRLTTSYLKMRIVFPEGLGESWGHVSRSTLDGVTQELGSHLLQTLDGFIFVVAPDGKIMYISETASVHLGLSQVELTGNSIYEYIHPADHDEMTAVLTAHQPYHSHFVHEYEMERSFFLRMKCVLAKRNAGLTCGGYKVIHCSGYLKIRQYSLDMSPFDGCYQNVGLVAVGHSLPPSAVTDIKLHSNMFMFRASLDMKLIFLDSRVAELTGYEPQDLIEKTLYHHVHSCDSFHLRCAHHLLLVKGQVTTKYYRFLAKPGGWVWVQSYATIVHNSRSSRPHCIVSVNYVLTDTEYKGLQLSLDQTTSKASFPYNSSSTAGSLTENCRTPKSRVSRPKTKARLSPYTQYPSFQTERSESDQDSPWGSSPLTDSASPQLLEQSEGLDASCVYRQIPDPRPRCYSLSDEHHHTTSDGYTHLHAHGQGQSCERGRCEAGRYFLGAPPTGRDAWWGTARSVLPLSKSSLENHEGYDSSVPQITAIHSYNGRGHWDEDSVVSSPDGGSASDSGDRYQADHYHCSPQEPSKIETLIRATQQMIKEEESRLQLRKGPPDAPLGPANGLPKGPGPCFTTEYTQGPLPLPLQTVVCRGLSQAISPAPSPASLSRLSSPGPERLHKPKDYLQTDLSPFSLPLHHPFVRPGPCSASPASAPALYPSHTHPRPYLDKHKAYSLTGYALEHLYDQESLRGYCTSASTGPAHYDVTPHLRMPSEQTPGHKGTSVIISSGS from the exons ATGAAGGAGAAATCTAAAAATGCTGCCCGGACTCGGCGGGAAAAGGAAAATAGTGAATTTTATGAACTGGCTAAACTATTGCCCCTTCCGTCCGCTATCACCTCCCAGCTGGATAAAGCCTCAATCATCCGACTGACAACAAGCtacctgaaaatgagaatagTCTTTCCTGAAG GCCTTGGGGAGTCCTGGGGTCATGTAAGCCGCAGCACTTTGGATGGAGTCACCCAGGAGCTAGGCTCCCATCTCTTACAG ACTTTAGATGGCTTCATTTTTGTGGTTGCTCCAGATGGGAAAATAATGTACATATCAGAAACAGCATCAGTCCACTTGGGCCTGTCGCAG GTAGAATTGACGGGAAACAGCATTTATGAATACATCCATCCAGCAGACCATGATGAAATGACAGCCGTCCTCACTGCACACCAGCCTTATCATTCACACTTTGTTCACG AGTATGAGATGGAGCGCTCCTTCTTTCTGAGAATGAAATGTGTCCTCGCTAAAAGAAATGCTGGTCTTACCTGTGGAGGCTACAAG GTGATCCACTGTAGTGGCTACCTGAAGATCCGTCAGTACAGCCTGGACATGTCTCCGTTTGACGGCTGCTATCAGAATGTGGGGCTGGTGGCTGTCGGCCACTCGTTGCCACCCAGCGCTGTCACTGACATCAAACTGCACAGCAACATGTTCATGTTCAGGGCCAGCCTGGACATGAAGCTCATCTTCCTCGACTCGCG GGTTGCAGAGCTGACAGGCTACGAGCCTCAGGATCTAATTGAGAAGACTCTCTATCATCATGTCCACAGCTGTGACTCCTTCCACCTGCGATGTGCTCATCACTTGT TGCTGGTGAAAGGTCAGGTCACCACAAAGTATTACCGTTTCTTGGCCAAGCCTGGTGGCTGGGTCTGGGTTCAGAGTTATGCAACCATTGTACACAACAGCCGCTCATCCCGACCTCACTGCATCGTCAGTGTCAACTATGTTCTCAC GGATACAGAGTATAAGGGCCTCCAGCTTTCTCTGGACCAGACCACATCCAAGGCTTCTTTCCCgtacaacagcagcagcaccgcCGGCAGCCTTACGGAGAACTGCAGAACTCCCAAGAGCAGAGTATCCCGGCCCAAGACCAAAGCTAGACTCTCGCCATACACACAG TATCCTAGTTTCCAGACGGAGCGATCTGAGTCGGACCAGGACAGTCCGTGGGGCAGCAGCCCCCTCACTGACTCAGCCTCCCCTCAGCTGCTGGAGCAGAGCGAAGGCCTGGACGCGTCCTGTGTGTACAGGCAGATCCCTGATCCCCGCCCGCGCTGCTACAGCTTGTCTGACGAGCACCATCACACCACCAGCGACGGCTACACACACCTCCACGCACATGGTCAAGGACAGAGTTGTGAGCGTGGTCGATGTGAGGCGGGGCGTTATTTTCTCGGAGCACCTCCGACTGGCAGGGACGCGTGGTGGGGCACCGCCCGGTCCGTCCTACCGTTGAGCAAGAGCTCCTTGGAGAACCACGAGGGATATGACAGCAGCGTGCCGCAAATCACAGCCATCCACAGCTACAACG GCCGGGGTCACTGGGACGAGGACAGCGTGGTCAGCTCTCCAGACGGAGGCTCAGCCAGTGACTCGGGGGATCGCTACCAAGCTGACCACTACCACTGTAGCCCGCAGGAACCCAGCAAGATCGAGACGCTGATCCGTGCCACGCAGCAGATGATCAAGGAAGAAGAAAGTCGACTTCAGCTGCGCAAGGGCCCTCCGGATGCCCCACTGGGGCCAGCCAATGGGCTGCCCAAGGGCCCCGGTCCATGCTTCACTACCGAGTATACTCAAGGgccgctgccgctgccgctgcaGACGGTGGTGTGTCGAGGTTTGAGTCAGGCCATCAGCCCTGCGCCCAGTCCCGCCTCCCTGTCCAGGCTCAGCAGTCCAGGTCCCGAGCGCCTCCACAAGCCCAAAGACTACCTCCAAACAGACCTGTCCCCCTTCTCTTTGCCATTACACCATCCGTTTGTGCGGCCGGGTCCGTGCTCGGCTTCACCCGCCTCTGCCCCGGCCCTCTACCCTTCCCACACCCACCCGCGGCCCTACTTGGACAAGCATAAAGCCTACTCCCTGACAGGCTACGCTCTGGAGCACCTCTATGACCAAGAGAGCCTGCGGGGCTACTGCACCTCGGCCAGCACGGGCCCCGCCCACTACGATGTGACCCCTCACCTCCGCATGCCATCAGAGCAGACCCCCGGACATAAAGGCACCTCTGTGATTATCAGCAGCGGCAGCTAA